The Arachis hypogaea cultivar Tifrunner chromosome 19, arahy.Tifrunner.gnm2.J5K5, whole genome shotgun sequence genome has a window encoding:
- the LOC112778190 gene encoding uncharacterized protein has translation MTFASWNVRGLAGTGKLSMVKNLRKKFNVHVLGLIETKKAVVTKFEVVQLWGSDGVGWEFVEAEGASGGLLLMWDNTVFNLSCCYKGARWICVDGVLVKNNFWCAFCLVYGEHGREEKLVVWEELSFLSGLCQVPFCFMGDFNEIVQVEERLGAMSLPRSAVEFKSWIHDMELVDLVLSDRQFTWFRGQSCSRIDRVLVNLEWLEEFSETMLRGGPRGLSDHCPMIMNVTKLGGESRPFRSLDSWFTHDGFLRMVKEEWRSIGEMQFMDKLKAMTIPMGRWHKEKFGDLDMRISRFEEEIRKVDDMVSHGVYDGTMEARRKALVSSCKKWYIRKEIHWKQMSRSRHAKKMDKNTRYFHNLASARRRSNRIEALRIQGRIVRNQARIKVAIRDFYKELYHQEHSPNIGIRDGLVRRITGEEAAELEVMPSAEEIKAAVWDCESSKAPGSDGYNMNFIKKYWEGIHRSSVGILPISCTT, from the coding sequence ATGACTTTTGCATCCTGGAATGTGCGGGGGTTGGCGGGAACTGGAAAATTGAGTATGGTTAAAAATCTTAGGAAGAAGTTCAATGTGCATGTACTAGGCTTAATAGAGACAAAGAAAGCGGTGGTGACTAAATTTGAGGTAGTGCAGTTGTGGGGTAGTGATGGAGTGGGTTGGGAGTTTGTGGAGGCCGAAGGTGCTTCTGGCGGCCTGTTATTGATGTGGGATAACACGGTTTTTAATTTAAGTTGCTGCTATAAAGGAGCTAGGTGGATTTGTGTGGATGGAGTGCTGGTAAAGAATAATTTTTGGTGTGCGTTCTGCTTGGTTTATGGTGAACATGGTAGGGAGGAAAAGCTTGTAGTGTGGGAAGAGCTAAGCTTCTTGTCCGGTTTATGTCAGGTACCGTTTTGTTTCATGGGGGATTTTAACGAAATTGTTCAAGTGGAAGAACGACTGGGGGCCATGTCTCTGCCAAGGTCTGCAGTAGAGTTTAAATCTTGGATTCATGATATGGAGTTGGTGGATCTAGTTTTGTCTGATAGGCAGTTCACATGGTTCCGGGGCCAATCATGTAGTCGTATTGACAGGGTCTTGGTTAATTTGGAATGGTTGGAAGAATTTTCTGAAACAATGTTACGGGGGGGCCCAAGAGGACTGTCAGACCATTGTCCGATGATCATGAACGTAACTAAGTTAGGAGGGGAGTCGAGACCGTTTCGAAGCCTGGATTCATGGTTTACTCATGATGGATTTTTGAGAATGGTAAAGGAGGAATGGAGGAGCATCGGGGAGATGCAGTTCATGGATAAACTAAAGGCTATGACGATTCCAATGGGGAGATGGCATAAAGAGAAATTTGGTGATCTAGACATGAGGATTAGTAGGTTTGAGGAGGAGATCAGGAAGGTAGATGATATGGTGAGTCATGGAGTATATGATGGAACAATGGAGGCGAGAAGGAAGGCGCTTGTGAGCTCTTGTAAGAAATGGTATATTAGAAAGGAAAtccattggaagcagatgtcacGATCTAGGCATGCTAAGAAGATGGATAAAAACACTAGATACTTCCACAATCTTGCATCAGCTCGCAGGAGGAGCAATCGGATTGAAGCCTTAAGGATACAAGGCAGAATAGTAAGGAATCAAGCACGGATAAAGGTAGCTATACGAGATTTCTACAAAGAGTTGTATCACCAGGAACATTCACCTAATATTGGAATCCGGGATGGGCTGGTTAGGCGAATAACTGGGGAGGAGGCAGCAGAGCTGGAAGTGATGCCAAGTGCAGAAGAAATAAAGGCTGCAGTATGGGATTGTGAGTCTTCAAAAGCTCCTGGGAGTGATGGGTATAATATGAATTTCATTAAGAAGTATTGGGAGGGAATTCACAGAAGCAGTGTTGGGATTCTTCCAATCAGCTGTACTACCTAG